One Paraburkholderia agricolaris genomic region harbors:
- the rnc gene encoding ribonuclease III, whose amino-acid sequence MPLSPLESRLRYEFRNAELLRQALTHRSHSSTHNERLEFLGDSVLNCAVAALLFQRFGKLDEGDLSRVRANLVKQQSLYEIAQALNISEGLRLGEGELRSGGFRRPSILADTLEAVLGAVFLDGGFDAAQTVIKRLYVPILDHIDPRTLGKDAKTLLQEYLQGHKIALPTYTVVATHGAAHNQQFEVECTVPKLDVKVSGSGASRRAAEQAAAKKALDEVMAAAPAVVAKPKRSKKGARAAKNAEQEIVPGVTGVQAALDLRSPDRKNERGAGRGEARTAPVAEPAAVTSAPLAVIRAAHVEYSGQDKSERTDRSERADRAAAHVSDRPADKAAVDKSVDKPADKPADKLDAKSAEARSEGAKPAEAKPADAKPEAAVRIADKHRSRDTTPGAAVPTPAVPAPIEHEPGVADAAQTRVADAGH is encoded by the coding sequence ATGCCCCTATCTCCGTTGGAAAGCCGTCTGCGCTACGAATTTCGCAATGCGGAATTGTTGCGCCAGGCTTTAACGCACCGCAGTCATAGTTCCACGCATAACGAACGGCTCGAGTTTCTCGGCGACTCCGTCCTGAATTGCGCGGTGGCTGCGCTTTTGTTCCAACGTTTCGGCAAACTGGACGAAGGCGACCTGTCGCGCGTCCGCGCCAATCTGGTCAAGCAGCAATCGCTTTACGAAATTGCTCAGGCCCTCAATATTTCCGAAGGCCTGCGCCTTGGTGAAGGCGAATTGCGCAGCGGTGGCTTCCGCCGCCCGTCGATCCTTGCGGACACGCTGGAAGCCGTGCTGGGCGCGGTGTTTCTCGACGGTGGCTTCGATGCCGCGCAAACGGTCATCAAGCGTCTTTACGTGCCGATTCTCGATCACATCGACCCACGGACGCTCGGCAAAGACGCCAAGACGCTGCTGCAGGAATATCTGCAGGGTCACAAGATCGCGTTGCCTACGTACACGGTTGTTGCAACGCATGGTGCGGCGCACAATCAACAATTTGAAGTCGAATGCACGGTGCCCAAGCTGGACGTCAAAGTGTCCGGTTCTGGCGCGAGCCGTCGTGCCGCCGAGCAGGCTGCGGCCAAGAAGGCGCTTGACGAGGTGATGGCCGCGGCACCTGCCGTGGTTGCCAAGCCTAAGCGTTCGAAAAAAGGCGCTCGTGCTGCGAAGAACGCCGAACAGGAGATCGTGCCCGGTGTGACCGGCGTACAGGCTGCCCTCGATTTGCGCAGCCCGGATCGGAAGAACGAGCGTGGGGCTGGGCGAGGCGAGGCCCGTACTGCGCCGGTGGCTGAGCCCGCTGCTGTGACCTCTGCGCCGCTGGCCGTGATTCGAGCCGCACACGTGGAATACAGCGGACAGGACAAGTCGGAGCGCACGGATAGGTCGGAAAGAGCGGACCGGGCAGCGGCCCACGTGAGTGACAGACCTGCTGACAAAGCAGCGGTGGATAAGTCAGTCGACAAGCCAGCCGACAAGCCAGCCGACAAGCTGGACGCCAAATCCGCTGAAGCCAGATCCGAGGGCGCAAAGCCTGCAGAAGCAAAACCCGCTGACGCCAAACCGGAAGCCGCCGTCCGCATTGCCGACAAACACCGCAGCCGGGACACCACACCCGGCGCAGCCGTGCCCACGCCCGCCGTGCCGGCACCCATCGAACACGAACCCGGCGTAGCCGACGCGGCGCAAACCCGCGTCGCCGATGCGGGCCATTGA
- the lepB gene encoding signal peptidase I, with amino-acid sequence MNFALILFVLVILTGVAWVADKLVFMPQRRRAAEAVVAEFDRQQARVGERFADENAAQTRARLRDDKLRQPWWLEYSASFFPVILVVFVVRSFVVEPFKIPSGSMVPTLLVGDFILVNKFDYGLRLPITNTKVTEGRPLERGDVVVFRYPKDESVDYIKRVIGLPGDTVAYQDKQLTINGKPVPETPRPDYLDEERLGYAKQFEEDIDGRKNAILNNPAVPPFIVGAEDYPYRDNCTYNARGVICKVPPGNYFMMGDNRDNSADSRYWGFAPDKNIVGRAFFIWMNFSDLKRIGPFH; translated from the coding sequence ATGAATTTTGCGCTGATTCTTTTTGTGCTCGTCATTTTGACGGGCGTCGCATGGGTCGCAGACAAACTGGTTTTCATGCCGCAACGGCGCCGTGCGGCGGAGGCTGTGGTCGCCGAGTTTGACCGCCAGCAGGCACGCGTCGGCGAACGTTTCGCCGACGAAAACGCGGCGCAAACACGCGCCCGTCTGCGCGACGACAAACTGCGTCAACCGTGGTGGCTCGAGTATTCGGCGAGCTTCTTCCCGGTGATTCTGGTGGTGTTCGTGGTGCGCTCGTTCGTGGTCGAACCCTTCAAGATTCCGTCGGGCTCGATGGTGCCGACGCTGCTGGTGGGCGACTTCATCCTCGTCAATAAATTCGACTACGGTCTGCGTCTGCCGATCACCAACACGAAGGTCACTGAAGGCCGCCCGCTCGAGCGTGGCGACGTGGTGGTGTTCCGCTACCCGAAAGACGAGTCCGTCGACTACATCAAGCGCGTGATCGGCCTGCCGGGCGACACGGTCGCTTATCAGGACAAGCAACTGACGATCAACGGCAAGCCCGTGCCGGAAACGCCGCGGCCTGACTATCTCGACGAAGAACGCCTCGGCTACGCCAAGCAATTCGAAGAAGATATCGACGGCCGCAAGAACGCGATTCTGAACAACCCGGCCGTGCCGCCGTTCATTGTCGGCGCAGAAGATTATCCGTATCGCGATAACTGCACGTACAACGCACGCGGCGTGATCTGCAAAGTGCCGCCTGGCAATTACTTCATGATGGGCGACAACCGCGATAACAGCGCGGATAGCCGCTACTGGGGTTTTGCGCCGGACAAGAATATTGTGGGTCGCGCGTTTTTTATCTGGATGAACTTCAGCGATCTGAAACGCATCGGCCCATTCCACTGA